TTTTCGATAAGATTCTAGAATTTATTCAGGGGGTTGCGAATGGGTGTCGCGCTGCCTGCCGGTGTCGGGCCCAGGCCGAGGCGCGTGCCGATTCTCGCTCTCCCGTTGACTGTTTCGGCACCGCTCCTAGCTCAACGGCGCAAAGCCGCCAACACAAGATCAACAGGTCTGTTCATTTGGTCTCGTCGTGCGCCAGGCCGAGCTCCGCGAGCAGTTCGGCATTGTGCTGGCCCAGCGTCGGGGCGGGGCCGGCGACCTTGCCCGGTGTCGCCGAAAACCAGGTCGGCACGCCCGGGAACTTGGTCGGTCCCTGCGGCGTGTCGAGCGTCTCGAAGAAGCCGATCGCATTGAGCTGCTCGTTGTCGAACAGCTCGTCGGTGGTGCGCAGCTGGGCAACCGGAATGTGTAACTCGCGCAGCAGGTCGAGCCATTCCTGCGTCGTGCGCGTCAGGAAGGTCTCGCCGAGCAGGCCGTAGACGCGGCCGATCTGCTTCGCCCGCTTCTCCAAGGTCGAGAACTCGTCGCTCTCCCAGGCCGGCTTTACCGAGGCCATGAAGGCGTTCCAGTGCTTGTCGTTGTAGACCAGCGCCGCGACATAGCCGTCCTTGGTCTTGTAGGGCCGGCGGTTCTTCTCGACCGCGCGGTGATAGTGCGCCGGCGTGGTAGGCGGCGTGAACATCGCGCCGTTGGCATGCTCCACCAGCATGAACGAGGCCATCGCCTCGAACATGGTGACTTCCACTTCCTGGCCCTCGCCGGTGCGCTGGCGGTGGAACAGTGCCATCATCGTGCCCTGCAGCGCGTGGAGGCCCGCGACCTTGTCGGCCATGATCGTCGCGACGAAGCCGGGCTCTCCGTTCATCAGCTGCTGGACGTAAGTGATGCCGCATTCGGCCTGGATCGTGTCGTCGTAGGCCGGCTGGTCGGCCTCTGGCCCGCGGCGGCTATAGCCGTAGCAATTGGTATAGACGATGTCGGGCCGGATCGCCGAGACCGCTTCATAGGAGAAGCCGAGCTTGGCGATCGCGCTGCCGCGCATCGAATGGATGAAGACGTCGGCCGTGGCGATCAGCTTGCGCAGAACCTCCTTGTCGGCTTCCTGCCGCAGGTCGAGCATCACGCTGCGCTTGCCGCGGTTCACGTTGACATAGACGCCGCCCATGCCCGGCACCGGGCCGACCGTGATGTCGCGCGTGTTGTCGCCGGCCGGCGGCTCGACCTTGATCACGTCGGCGCCCATGTCGGCCATGATCTGGGTGGCATAGGGGCCGAACACGACGCTCGTCAGATCGACGACGCGAATTCCGGCCAAAGGACCTTTGCTGCTCATTCCTGCTCCTCGGACTGCGGCGCCGTTAGCCGATCGCGTCGTCGTCGTCTATGCGTATTTTGGTTCGTTGAACGCATATCGGCACAACCGCAGTTGTCATTCCCCTGTACCGCTGCTAGCGGCAGCACGTCGTCAGCGAGAGGTGCGTATCGTGGACTTTGCATTCACCGAAGACCAGCAGAACATCCGCGAGGCCGTGCTCAAGCACTGCTCGCAGTTCTCCGAGGACTACTGGCTGGAGCACGACCGCAGCGGCGAATGGCCTGTCGAGTTCCACAAGATGATGGCCGAGGCCGGCTGGCTCGGCATCGCCATGCCCGAGAGCGTCGGCGGCGCCGGCCTCGGCATCACCGAAGCGGCGATCATGATGCAGGCCGTGGCCGAGAGCGGCGGCGGCCTCGCGGCGGCGAGCTCGATCCACGGGCCGGTCTTCGGGCTCGAGCCGGTCATGCATTTCGGCACCGAGGAACAGCAGCAGCGGATGATCCCGCCGATCCTTTCGGGCGAAGAGAAGATGTGCTTCGCCGTGACCGAGCCCAACACCGGGCTCGACACCACCAGCCTCAAGACCAAGGCCCAGAAAGTCGACGGAGGCTATCTGCTCAACGGCGAGAAGATCTGGATCACCAACGCCCACGTCGCTGATCGCATGCTGATCATCGCGCGCACCACCGCGCTGGAAGACGTGAAGAAGAAGACCGAAGGCCTGACGCTGTTCTATACCAAGCTGAACCGCGACCATATCGAGCACCAACTGATCCCCAAGATGGGCCGCCACGCGGTCGGCTCGAACATGCTGTTCATCACAGACCTGTTCGTGCCCGAGGAAGACCGCATCGGTGCCGAGGGCCAGGGCTTCAAGATCCTGCTCCACGGCCTCAACCCGGAGCGTGTGCTGCTCGGCGCGGAAGCGACCGGGCTCGGCAAGGTGGCGATCGCCAAGGCGGCGAAATATGCGCGCGAGCGGATCGTCTTCGGCCGGCCGATCGGCCAGAACCAGGGTATCCAGCACCCGCTGGCCAAGGCCTGGATGCAGCTCCAGGCGGCCGAACTGATGGTGTGGAAGGCGGCGACCTTGTTCGACCAGGGCAAGGAATGCGGCATCGAGGCGAACAGCGCCAAGTACCTCGCGGCCGAAGCCGGCTACGAGGCCTGCCAGACCGCGGTCATGTCGATGGGCGGCATGGGCTATGCGCAGGAATATCATGTCGAGCGCTACCTGCGCGAAGTGCTGATCCCGCGCATCGCGCCGGTCTCCCCGCACCAGATCATGAACTTCATCGCCGAACGCGTGCTTGAACTGCCCAAGTCCTACTGACTAAAGGCGCTGTCCTACACGGGATACGTCGTGGCAAAGGCTTGACGGTACCGGCTGGACTTCGCTTTCGGTCGGTGCAGAAAAATCGAGAAAACGCCGTAACCTGTAACCATGGCGATTTTTTCCTTTAATCGCAGTTAGTTGAATATGGCCGTGTAGGTGACGGGGTGTAACTTGTGTAACCCTGCTGTCACCCCGGTGGAATCCTAGGACCCAGATCATGCCGATCCAGCACGAACCGATCTCCGCCCGCTCCTGGCTGTTCGCCCCCGGCGACAGCGAGAAGAAGATGACCAAGGCTACGGAGAGCACGGCCGACATTGTGCTCATCGATCTCGAAGATGCGGTCTCGCCGGAGAACAAGGTCGCGACGAGGCCGATGGTCCACGATTTCATCAAAGCCAACCCGGCGCAGCGCCACCGGCTGTGGGTGCGGATCAATCCCTTCGATGGCCCTTATACGCTGGGCGATCTCGCCGCGATCATGCCGGCCAATCCCGGCGGGATCATGCTGCCCAAGGTCTATGGCCGACAGGAGGTCGAGAAGCTCGACCACATGCTGTCGGTGCTCGAAGTGGCCAACGGGATCGAGGAGGGCTCGACCCCGGTCATCGTACTGATCACCGAGACCGCCGAGGCCATGTTCCATACCGGCAACTACAAGGGTGCGCCGCGCGTGGTCGCGCTGACCTGGGGTGCCGAGGATCTGGCTGACTCGATCGGCGCCAGCTCGAACAAGAATGCCGACGGTTCGTACAGCTTCACCTACGAATTGGCGCGCAGCCTGACCGTGCTTGGCGCGGCCACCGCGGGCGTCACCGCGATCGAAACGATCTCGGCCGACTTCAAGGACCTCGAAGCGCTGCGCATCCGTGCCGAGAAGGTCCGCCGCGACGGCTTCCGCGGCATGATGGCGATCCACCCGGCGCAGGTCGACGTGATCAACGCCGCCTTCACGCCCACCGACGAAGAGATCGCCGAAGCGCAGGAGATCGTCGACGTCTTTGCCGCCAACCCCGGCGTCGGCGCGATCGGCTGGAAGGGCGGCATGCTCGACCGGCCCTATCTGGCACGCGCCCAGCGACTGTTGAAGCTGGCGGGGAAGTAAGTGGGCATCGCCGACCTCGACCTCTCGCGCTATCTCAAGCCGGGCGATCGCATCGTCTTTGGCCAGGCCTGCGGCGAGCCGACCACGCTTGTCGAAGCGCTGATCGTGCAGGGCGCGGCGATCGGCAACCTCTCGGCCTTTATCGCGACGAGCTTCTCGGGCCTGTTCACGCCCGAAACGGCGAGCGCCTTCCGGCTGTCGAGCATGGGCGCGATCGGCGCACTGCGCTCCATGACCAAGTCCGGCGCGCTCGACGTCATTCCAGTCCACGTCAGTCAGGTCGGCCCGCTGATCACCGCGGGCGTGATCCCTTGCGACGTCGCGATGATCCAGGTCAGTCCGGCGGACAAGGACGGCAATCACAGCTTCGGCCTGATCAGCGACTATACCAAGGCGATGGTCGATGCCGCGCGCGTCGTCATCGCCGAGGTCAACGACCAGGTTCCCTATACCTTCGGCGAGACGATCCATGCCCGCGAGATCGACGTCGCGGTTGAGGTTTCTCGGGTGCCGGTGCAGGTTCCCGCCGGCAAGGTCACCGAAACAGACGAAGCCATCGCCCGCCACTGCGCAAGCTACATCGGCGACGGCTCGGTCATCCAGACCGGTGTCGGCGCGGTGCCCGACGCGATCCTTCGGCTGCTCCACGACCGCAAGGACCTCGGCGTCCATTCGGGCATGCTCGGCGACGGGCTGGTCGATCTGTTCGAGGCCGGAGTCATCACCAATGCGCGCAAGGAGATCGATCGCGGCGTGACGATCAACGGCGCGCTGATCGGCACCAAGCGGCTTTACGATTTCGCCGACAAGAACCGCGCGATCCGCATGACGCCGACGAGCTACACCCACGACGCCGCGGTGCTGGGCCAGCTCTCGCGGCTGGTGACGATCAATTCGGCGCTCGAGGTCGACCTCACCGGCCAGGTCAACGCCGAGCAATCGGGCGCGGCCTATATGGGCGGCACCGGCGGCCAGGTCGATTTCGTCCGCGCCGGGGCGCGCTCGCCAGGCGGCGCGGCGCTGATGGTGCTGGGCTCGACGGCCAAGGGCGGCTCGATCAGCAAGATCGTGCCGACGCTCGCCGGCCCGGTCACCACCGCGCGCACCGAAGTCGACGTCATCGTCACCGAATTCGGCGCGGCCGAGCTCAAGGGTCAGACCCTGGCCGAGCGCACGCGCCGCCTGATCGCCATTGCCCATCCCGACTTCCGCGAGGAACTGGACCGGGCTGCGCACGAAATCCAGACCCGGGGGTTCTGATATGACCGATGCCGTCCTGTTCGATGCCCGCGAAGACGGCATCGCGATCATCACGATCAACCGCCCCGAGCAGCGCAACGCGCTCCGCAAGGAAGTCCGCGACGGCCTGTTCGCCGCCTGGGAGCGGTTCGAGAAGGACCCGGCGCTACGTATCGCGATCCTGACCGGCGCAGGCGAGAAGGCCTTCTGCGCGGGCGGCGATCTCAAGGAAATGGTCGAGACCGGCATGAGCGTGCCCGCGCGCGACATGTTCCCGATCCCCTACGACAATATCGAGCTGACCAAGCCAACGATCGCCGCGGTCAACGGCGTCGCTTTCGCGGGCGGCTGGATGATCTCGCAGGCCTGCGACCTCTGCGTCGCTGCGACCCACGCCAAGTTCGCCATCACCGAGGTCAAGGTCGGCCGCGGCTCGCCCTGGGCGGCACCGCTGATCCACATGATCCCGCAGCGCATTTTCATGGAGATCGTCCTGACCGGCAAGCCGATCACCGCCCAGCGCGCCTACGAGATTGGCCTGGTCAACCGCCTCGCCGAGCCCGAGGCGCTGATGGACGCGGCGATCGAGCTGGCCAGGGAAGTGCTCGACGGCGCCCCGCTTTCGGTGAAAGCCGCGCGCGAGACGGTGATGCTCTCGACCGAAATGGGCCGCGGCGCCGCCCTCCAGGCCGCCCGCGCCGCTCACGAGATGACCTACAACAGCCAGGACGCCCAGGAAGGCCCGCGCGCCTTTGCCGAAAAGCGCAAGCCGGAGTGGAAGGGACGGTAGTCCGTTCGGCCTGAGCGGCAGGGCGAACTGATCGCGCCGCACGGGCCGTCCGTCCCATTTCGTTTGA
The window above is part of the Novosphingobium sp. G106 genome. Proteins encoded here:
- a CDS encoding CoA ester lyase is translated as MPIQHEPISARSWLFAPGDSEKKMTKATESTADIVLIDLEDAVSPENKVATRPMVHDFIKANPAQRHRLWVRINPFDGPYTLGDLAAIMPANPGGIMLPKVYGRQEVEKLDHMLSVLEVANGIEEGSTPVIVLITETAEAMFHTGNYKGAPRVVALTWGAEDLADSIGASSNKNADGSYSFTYELARSLTVLGAATAGVTAIETISADFKDLEALRIRAEKVRRDGFRGMMAIHPAQVDVINAAFTPTDEEIAEAQEIVDVFAANPGVGAIGWKGGMLDRPYLARAQRLLKLAGK
- a CDS encoding enoyl-CoA hydratase/isomerase family protein, coding for MTDAVLFDAREDGIAIITINRPEQRNALRKEVRDGLFAAWERFEKDPALRIAILTGAGEKAFCAGGDLKEMVETGMSVPARDMFPIPYDNIELTKPTIAAVNGVAFAGGWMISQACDLCVAATHAKFAITEVKVGRGSPWAAPLIHMIPQRIFMEIVLTGKPITAQRAYEIGLVNRLAEPEALMDAAIELAREVLDGAPLSVKAARETVMLSTEMGRGAALQAARAAHEMTYNSQDAQEGPRAFAEKRKPEWKGR
- a CDS encoding acetyl-CoA hydrolase/transferase C-terminal domain-containing protein, whose amino-acid sequence is MGIADLDLSRYLKPGDRIVFGQACGEPTTLVEALIVQGAAIGNLSAFIATSFSGLFTPETASAFRLSSMGAIGALRSMTKSGALDVIPVHVSQVGPLITAGVIPCDVAMIQVSPADKDGNHSFGLISDYTKAMVDAARVVIAEVNDQVPYTFGETIHAREIDVAVEVSRVPVQVPAGKVTETDEAIARHCASYIGDGSVIQTGVGAVPDAILRLLHDRKDLGVHSGMLGDGLVDLFEAGVITNARKEIDRGVTINGALIGTKRLYDFADKNRAIRMTPTSYTHDAAVLGQLSRLVTINSALEVDLTGQVNAEQSGAAYMGGTGGQVDFVRAGARSPGGAALMVLGSTAKGGSISKIVPTLAGPVTTARTEVDVIVTEFGAAELKGQTLAERTRRLIAIAHPDFREELDRAAHEIQTRGF
- a CDS encoding CaiB/BaiF CoA-transferase family protein, translated to MSSKGPLAGIRVVDLTSVVFGPYATQIMADMGADVIKVEPPAGDNTRDITVGPVPGMGGVYVNVNRGKRSVMLDLRQEADKEVLRKLIATADVFIHSMRGSAIAKLGFSYEAVSAIRPDIVYTNCYGYSRRGPEADQPAYDDTIQAECGITYVQQLMNGEPGFVATIMADKVAGLHALQGTMMALFHRQRTGEGQEVEVTMFEAMASFMLVEHANGAMFTPPTTPAHYHRAVEKNRRPYKTKDGYVAALVYNDKHWNAFMASVKPAWESDEFSTLEKRAKQIGRVYGLLGETFLTRTTQEWLDLLRELHIPVAQLRTTDELFDNEQLNAIGFFETLDTPQGPTKFPGVPTWFSATPGKVAGPAPTLGQHNAELLAELGLAHDETK
- a CDS encoding acyl-CoA dehydrogenase family protein, yielding MDFAFTEDQQNIREAVLKHCSQFSEDYWLEHDRSGEWPVEFHKMMAEAGWLGIAMPESVGGAGLGITEAAIMMQAVAESGGGLAAASSIHGPVFGLEPVMHFGTEEQQQRMIPPILSGEEKMCFAVTEPNTGLDTTSLKTKAQKVDGGYLLNGEKIWITNAHVADRMLIIARTTALEDVKKKTEGLTLFYTKLNRDHIEHQLIPKMGRHAVGSNMLFITDLFVPEEDRIGAEGQGFKILLHGLNPERVLLGAEATGLGKVAIAKAAKYARERIVFGRPIGQNQGIQHPLAKAWMQLQAAELMVWKAATLFDQGKECGIEANSAKYLAAEAGYEACQTAVMSMGGMGYAQEYHVERYLREVLIPRIAPVSPHQIMNFIAERVLELPKSY